The following coding sequences lie in one Rutidosis leptorrhynchoides isolate AG116_Rl617_1_P2 chromosome 6, CSIRO_AGI_Rlap_v1, whole genome shotgun sequence genomic window:
- the LOC139854429 gene encoding uncharacterized protein, which yields MTDQPIKHILRNPESSRRLAKWAIELGEYEINFSPRHAAKGQILADFLLETTKKVDHPPNVIASNHVWELHTDGASSEEGVGAGLVLTSPEGEEHMYALRFCFYASNNEAKYEALLSGLRITSEMGIKHLHAYVDSQIVAQQVNGGFEAKYVSMKQYLQLVEKISKHFETIEVVQIPRNKNKKADVLSKLATLTFDHLHKKVLVEDLKDKSVDETIVVTTVEERESGWITPYVKYLQDGTLPTDVMEARRIRVSAPLYVL from the coding sequence ATGACAGACCAGCCGATAAAACATATTTTGAGAAATCCAGAGTCATCAAGACGATTAGCAAAATGGGCAATTGAATTGGGAgaatatgaaataaatttttcaCCTCGACATGCAGCCAAAggtcaaattttggcagattttttATTAGAAACAACAAAAAAGGTCGATCATCCGCCAAACGTTATAGCTAGTAATCATGTTTGGGAGTTGCACACTGATGGTGCATCAAGTGAGGAAGGTGTTGGTGCAGGGTTAGTACTTACCAGTCCAGAAGGTGAGGAGCACATGTATGCATTGCGGTTTTGTTTCTATGCATCTAATAATGAAGCAAAATATGAAGCATTGCTTTCCGGCCTCCGTATAACGTCAGAAATgggaataaaacatttgcatgcatatgttgattctcaaattgtggCACAACAGGTTAATGGAGGGTTTGAAGCTAAATATGTCTCTATGAAACAATATTTGCAATTAGTTGAGAAAATATCAAAACATTTCGAGACCATAGAGGTCGTGCAGATACCAAGAAATAAAAACAAGAAGGCAGATGTTTTGAGCAAATTAGCAAcattaacatttgatcatttgcacaagaaAGTTTTGGTGGAGGACTTAAAAGATAAATCGGTTGATGAAACGATAGTGGTTACAACAGTTGAAGAAAGGGAATCAGGTTGGATAACCCCCTATGTGAAATATTTGCAGGATGGAACACTGCCAACAGATGTCATGGAGGCAAGACGGATAAGAGTTAGTGCACCACTTTACGTCCTGTAA